The following proteins come from a genomic window of Kitasatospora sp. NBC_01246:
- a CDS encoding DUF3180 domain-containing protein yields MKLLRLRLLVGITAATTALSWAGAKLWASLDTLPAVPGAAPVVLAAVAVILLATAISLRSRLKAARERQPGAKGVDPLGAARAVVLAQASALVSSVVTGIYAGAGIYLLGELDVQARQDQAVTAGFAVLAGVAVIAAALWLQHVCKLPEDHDDPSGPAATSHR; encoded by the coding sequence GTGAAGCTGCTTCGCCTCCGTCTGCTGGTCGGCATCACCGCCGCGACCACGGCGCTGTCGTGGGCCGGTGCCAAGCTGTGGGCCTCCCTGGACACCCTGCCCGCGGTGCCGGGTGCGGCTCCGGTGGTACTGGCCGCGGTGGCGGTGATCCTGCTCGCCACGGCGATCTCGCTGCGCTCCCGGCTGAAGGCGGCGCGCGAGCGCCAGCCCGGGGCGAAGGGCGTCGACCCGCTGGGCGCCGCCCGGGCGGTGGTGCTGGCGCAGGCGAGCGCGCTGGTCTCGTCGGTGGTCACCGGCATCTACGCGGGCGCGGGCATCTACCTGCTCGGCGAACTGGACGTGCAGGCCCGCCAGGACCAGGCCGTCACCGCCGGCTTCGCGGTGCTGGCCGGGGTGGCGGTGATCGCGGCGGCGCTCTGGCTGCAGCACGTGTGCAAGCTGCCGGAGGACCACGACGACCCGAGCGGCCCGGCGGCGACCTCGCACCGCTGA
- the folB gene encoding dihydroneopterin aldolase, translating into MDRVTLRGLRARGHHGVFERERVEGQTFVVDLVLHLDTRPAASGDDLTRTAHYGVVAEEVTAIIAGEPVDLIETLAQRIADQCLAHEAVEEVEVTVHKPDAPITVPFDDVTVTIHRGRA; encoded by the coding sequence CTGGACCGCGTCACCCTGCGGGGCCTGCGTGCCCGGGGTCACCACGGTGTCTTCGAGCGCGAGCGCGTCGAGGGCCAGACCTTCGTGGTGGACCTCGTGCTCCACCTGGACACCCGCCCCGCCGCGTCCGGCGACGACCTCACCCGCACGGCGCACTACGGCGTCGTGGCCGAGGAGGTCACCGCGATCATCGCCGGCGAGCCGGTCGACCTGATCGAGACCCTGGCGCAGCGCATCGCGGACCAGTGCCTGGCGCACGAGGCGGTCGAGGAGGTCGAGGTCACCGTGCACAAGCCCGACGCCCCGATCACCGTGCCGTTCGACGACGTGACCGTGACCATCCACCGGGGCCGCGCATGA
- the folK gene encoding 2-amino-4-hydroxy-6-hydroxymethyldihydropteridine diphosphokinase → MSTSDPTASPSTFDLENRVDSADATLHSQRCAVIALGSNLGNRLDTLQGAVDALADTPGLKIKAVSGVYETEALGGPDEQPNYYNAVVVLRTTLPPRDLLERGNAIEDAFGRVRTVRWGPRTLDVDILAYEGVTSDDPQLLLPHPRSHERAFVLAPWLDAQPEAEVPGHGQVAALLQALGGADAQGVRRREDIGLTLPE, encoded by the coding sequence ATGAGCACCAGCGACCCGACCGCCTCGCCGAGCACGTTCGACCTGGAGAACCGGGTGGACTCGGCCGACGCCACGCTGCACAGCCAGCGCTGCGCCGTGATCGCCCTCGGCTCCAACCTGGGCAACCGCCTGGACACCCTCCAGGGCGCCGTGGACGCCCTCGCCGACACCCCCGGGCTCAAGATCAAGGCCGTCTCCGGCGTCTACGAGACGGAGGCCCTCGGCGGCCCCGACGAGCAGCCCAACTACTACAACGCGGTGGTGGTGCTGCGCACCACCCTGCCCCCGCGCGACCTGCTGGAGCGCGGCAACGCGATCGAGGACGCCTTCGGCCGGGTCCGCACCGTGCGCTGGGGCCCGCGGACGCTGGACGTCGACATCCTGGCCTACGAGGGCGTCACCAGCGACGACCCGCAGCTGTTGCTGCCGCACCCGCGCTCGCACGAGCGGGCCTTCGTGCTCGCCCCCTGGCTGGACGCCCAGCCGGAGGCCGAGGTGCCCGGCCACGGCCAGGTCGCCGCGCTGCTCCAGGCGCTCGGCGGCGCCGACGCCCAGGGCGTCCGGCGGCGCGAGGACATCGGGCTGACCCTGCCGGAGTAG